The genome window TTTTGCATCAAACGACCACTATGCATCGGAGATTCTCCTTGAAACAACGGGTCAAAAAATGTAACACCCCTCAACAAGCTTCCTCCTTCGCCAGAGGCTTCCGCCGTCGCTTTGTAAGCTCTGGCGGATAAAATGGCGAACAGGCAAGGCAGGCAGGGAACACAGGGTAAATCAAGTTTTTTTATCCAGACTATTCTTACCGAACTTGTCTTACTCTCCGTCATTCCGGAAATCCTTGTGCCAGCGGGATTATCCGGAATCCACAACGCTTTTCAGGAAAACGAGGTCAAAACTGGATTCCGGATCACCGGTCAACACAACTGAAACAAGATATTACCGGTGCCCGGAATGACGAACGTTGTCGGTTCCATTGTAAACAAACGATTGTCATTATGAAGCCAAAGTCCACACTGAAACAATCTCATATGACCCTGTCAGCCGTGGCTGTAAGACTGGCGCTACAGTCGGCCGCGCAGGCCGCGCTAAAATTGAGAGCGACGCGCCAAGCTCATTCCATCTTGTCGCCCATAGCTTTAGCGAAGGGTGAAGCCTCGGCGAAGGTTGGAGATAAGTTAGCTCTTGATCTTCTCTGCGTTCCCTGCGGCCTATTGCCCAATTATCAACTCATAAGACTTATGGAAATTTTACCTCCGACGGTCCGAACCAGGCGATCTCCATGCCCACCTCCATCGCGACTGTAGAAAGTTTCCTGTCGGCTGACACGAAGGTTCTGGCGCCCATCTCAGTACCCTTTCTCTTCCCGGTCCTGCCTGACGAGCTCTTCGCTGGGCGTCCTGGCCGGCTTCATCTCCTTCCATAGGTGACCGTGGTCCGGGAAGGGGATCTTTTTGTCCTCCATGCCAAGGACAAGAGCGCTATTGCCGATCCTCATAGGACCGTTTTTCTCTACCAGTTTTTCGAGTTCCTCCATTGATTTTGCGAGATCTCTTTTTTTCAAGGTTTTCATGGCGGCCCTCACTTTGGTTTTATCGTCATACCTTTTTGTTATACCGTACAACATCCTGCGTGCCTCAGCGTCAAGGCTTTTGAACTTCGGGATTGCTTCCACCGATGGGTTCTCACACAGAATCTTAGCGAGGGATCAAGGCATGCAGGTAAAGCCCTGTTCTTTGAAATGAGAATCAAAAGCAAACGCGAGCTTGATGCCCAGAGTACGCATCACCTCGAAGCTGACGCAGTCCACGAGACTGAGCTTACGCCTGGAAGCGGCCAGAAACGCGCTTACTGCGGCTCTGTGCGTTTCCGAGTCGATCCAATGAATATTTACGAGCCCGAGCATGTCCTCCTGAAACCCGCGCACCGCCTCAAATCCAAGGCGATGTTGAATGAGCGCTGAGCATTCAACCAGGACATAATTCGTGGTGACAAGGGTGTTAGCTTCTGAATCAACAAGGCTGGCCCATTGCTCCCTGGCTCTCTGATGATTCGCGTCGTCACTGTCAAGGACTGCATAGACGGCCGAGGTATCCAGGAAAACCTTCACTCCTGAATTGCTTCCGCCAGGTACCGGTCGTGCTTTTCGGAAATATCATGCCGCCCAGAGCTGAACCGCCCCGCTATGGATAAGGCTCGTTCCCGCTTC of bacterium contains these proteins:
- a CDS encoding PIN domain-containing protein; translated protein: MKVFLDTSAVYAVLDSDDANHQRAREQWASLVDSEANTLVTTNYVLVECSALIQHRLGFEAVRGFQEDMLGLVNIHWIDSETHRAAVSAFLAASRRKLSLVDCVSFEVMRTLGIKLAFAFDSHFKEQGFTCMP